Genomic window (Juglans microcarpa x Juglans regia isolate MS1-56 chromosome 2S, Jm3101_v1.0, whole genome shotgun sequence):
TTTGGGAATAAAAGGGTAGGCACAAAAAGCATTTGTTGAAAGCAGTAGTACGTAGAgtctgaaaataaaagaataggtactgataataatttacttgtttgcatgaTAAATTCCTTATCTTTtagattaaattattattatctagtttctttttacaacttttcatttcataacgtaaatatcatgtatatcattACAAATGTATGGAGCTTGTCATGAAGTTGAGAATGCAGGACTTGAGGCTGAAAGTGTAGAAGAACAATGTAATGTGAAGGGGGAAGATGGAGTGAATTTGGAAGAGAGAGTGAAACTAGTTGCAGTCAACTATGTTTGTTCAAGGGAAGGATACCGACAGGAAAGTCGGAAACAAAAAGAACGAACAATTCCTGAACCTGCTAAGACAAAAATTGGATGTAAagttttgataagaaaaaaaaaagatggtgaaAAATAGATAGTTAACAAGTTTATACTTGAACATAACCATATTCTCCTTATGCCGAGAAGTACGAGCTTGCTCCGTGGACATATGAGAGTTACTAAAGtccaaaaaaaacttattatgaCTTTAAATGTGTCTCATGTGCCGACAAGAAAGATAATGTCGGTGTTAAGTAAATATTCAGGTGAAGATTTTAATATTGGTTGTATTGGCAATGATGTTGAAAATTACTTGagaaacaaaaggagaaaattaTTTGAGGAGGGAGATGCACAAAGGTTATATGCCTACTTTCTTGATCGACAATACAAAAAATCCGATTTTGTGTACTCCATGCAAGTTTAATAGGATGAGTGTATGAAAAGTTATTTTTGGGCAGATACCCGATCTAGAGCTGCATACCAATATTTTTGGAATGTTGTCATATTTGATACCACCTACCTGACcaatatttataagatgtcaTTTGTGCCATTTTCTAGAGTTAACCATCATCACcaaaccataatttttttttgtgctttgttaattaataaaacagccgaatcatatatatgattattgaTAACATGGTAAAAGGCAATGCTTGGGCGTGCTCCTTCAACCATAATTACTGATAATGACAAATTCATGGCTAAGGTCATTGCAGAGGTACTTCCAAATACAACTCACAAGTTGTGCTTGTGACATATTTTACAGAAATTTCTAGAACACTTGTCTTATGTGTATAACAAGTTTTCAGACtttcaaaaagatttttgtCATTGTATACATGAGACAATTACAACTGATGAGTTTGAGGAGAAATGAAATTCGATATTAGTGAAGTATGGGCTAGGAGAAAATAATTGGCTGCAAAATCTTTACAGTCGACGTGATAAGTGGGTTCTAGCTTACTTGCGTTCAACATTCTGTGCAGGTACGTCAACAACTCAAATGAGTGAAATCATGAACAAGTTTTTCAAGGATTATGTTCGGTCAAGCATTATGGTTAGTGACTTTTGCATCAATATGAGAAAGCTATATATGCACgttattttaaagagaaatagaaGGATGTGCGGATAAAATCTACACGGACGATATTGAAAACATGTCATAAAATTGAAGAGGAGACGACTATGGTTTATACTAGAAAGTCTTTCATGATCTTCTAAGAtgagttttttaataatcaacggtacaaatcaacaaaaattttcaaagagGGTGGAAGGAAAACATATGGAGTCATGGCaaagaaatacatctttattaTGTGGCATTCGAGAGTGGTGAAGAACTGCATGCAACATGTACATGCCACATGTTTGAGTTTATGGGGATTCTCTGTAGGCATATCTTATGTGTCCTTGCCAcgaaattgaaattaaatagaCTGATGCAGTAGTATGTTCTAGAAAGATGAACTGTTAATGTTAAGAGTCGACCTATTCCAGACATACCACATTTTGAATGGCAAGTCCTAACACAAGATTATCAGCTTTTGAGAAAAAGTAAGTTGATGATGCAATTTTATGACATTGCAGAACTTGAGTCGcagtcaataaaaaaaactgaacaaCCTCTCTCTTGCATTAGAGAAGGTTCACAAAGAGTTACTTCTTATGGAAGATCATGTAGATATCGAGGAAACAAATTTACCATGTTGAGAGGTGCCAACCAACGATTCACAGATGTTAAGAAGTTAAGTTATATCGAATTTTTCACAGACGGTCCAGGATCTTCCACGAGTGCCAACAAAAGGACGACTAAAATCTTTGAGAgcaaaaaacctaaaaaaactcaaacaacaaagaaaagacgTTGTAGCATTTGCAAGAATGAGGGACATGTGAGGAACAATTGTCTTTCAGTGAGATATAATACcttattaatatttgtgttttattttttggtctttCATCGaagaagttaatattttttgtgtttttttgtgttttatgtaGGGATCTTGGGGTGCGGTCTGACAACATTGAGCTAAATTTGGATTCTTAGTAAAGTTGTTTAAGTGGAGTATAAAATTTTTGTCTTTGTCTCCTTTGTTATGGATAgttaatttaaacaaattctATTGCAAAGTTAATTTAATCcctctttattttgatatgacatGGAAGAACACAGTAAATTGTGAGCTTTGAAGAGTAGAGTGAATTGAAGGTTTGAAGAGTGGATTGAAGCTTTGTTGCTTTCTTTTCATAGTCTTTAACTGAGAGTGGATGTAACTGAGAGTGAATTTATTATTCTATGTAATTCCGAATGTTTTGaaactatatttttatgtgattatgTCATGTCTTGATCtggtattttttatgtttgaaggTGTCTTTTTATGGTTTGAAGCTTTGCTGTCCAGATTGGTAATCTTTGTATGAAACAtctattacataaaaataaaaagaacaacattcaccatttacataaaaagaataacatttaacattttcattaCATTCTCACATTAGTCACCACATGTCCATTACATTCCCACATCAATCACCACATGTCCATTACATTCACCACCACATGttcattacaataaaaataaaccatgacaacaacaatatttttaaggTTCTACTATAATTCTTCTCCATTGCTTTAAATTTGACTTGCTCAATCACAACACGTTCATGAAATACCTTCTCGttccaaaataactttttcttccccttttaCAATCTAAGAACTTAAACCAggatgagaacttggaaaatatgaaagaaagtAAGCACTAAATTTGAGAGCTAGTAGTGCATGTAGCAATAAGAAAATGGGTTTAGAAACAAGACTTCTTACTTAGAGATACCTCATGAAACTAAGGTAATCTTGTTTACATGATGCAGATTTGCATGCAGTTTGCTCCGACAGGTATGCAGGTGTGGGCATTAGTGGGGTCGAAGGTATGCAGGTTGGTAGAGGCATTCTTGTTTTCTATATTTGGTCTAGGTTACCGAAAGAGGGGTAGGGGCATTCAAGATGAGCTATATTTGGTCTCATATTTGACTTGACTGTAGTAGACAGAGACAGGAACATTGAGCATAAACAAATAATATGAAAGGGAATGGGGGCACTAGGTCTAAGAGATAGCAAATGTAGCATTAAAACAATGAAATAAAGTTACTTATCAGGGAAAAAAACATACAATGAAACAAGGTCTGAAGCACTAAATAATTAAGTAGCAGCTACAAGAAGCTAGACTTTTATGAgccaaaaatggaaaaaattggTTTTCCCTTCAACCTAAGGGAAAAAATTGTAAAGTCATGGACTTTGggtaaaaaaaacacacaagcAGAAATGGAATATATGTGCTATTCCAGAAAGCTCCATTCTTAAACTTTTAGTTCCATTCCATGCCTAAATTACCTAAGTTTGTGAGGCTTGTGTCTtgcttattatttttcaatatcacCACTTTTATTGTCTATCTCATGCCAATATTGCTAGTTGACTGTTAATGATGATTTCTACCTAGAAAATGGGGAccatttatgttatttatgtgACAACACCGCCAATTCAGTTTGTGGCTCATTTGAGCTTTTCTTCAAACATATGTCGTGCCTTTCTTTTAATTCAACAACTAATACAGTTTGTGACTCATTTGTGCTTTCCTAAATACAAACATTCAACCCAAAATAGTTCTAACAGAATCCAACCGTTAATACAAGAGAGTTCTAACAAATCTAACCATTAATACATGCAAGAGAGTTATAATTCGCAGCCACAAATTCGAGATTACCCAACGAAATTGCATAGCTTAAGGAGTGGTCTTCAATGGTGTGATTCTGAGACTGTGCCATCGATATGCACTGGCTTACGATTCCGAGAGTTTTGCATCTAGTTTTGTCGAGAGCTGGTGGCTGAGAGGGGTAGCTCGGGTGAACGAcgagatttcttttttcttttctttttttttttattccgaTAGGTGGCTAAAGGTGGGAGAGGTTGCGAGTGGGCGAGAGGCTACTGCAATTTTGTCCGGTGCTTGCCGAGAGGTGACCAATGATAGGTGAAGGGGTTGCGGATGGGCAAGGGTACTATGACTGATGCAAGGGGAAGCAAAGGAGAGAGGGGGAACGAAGGGGGACTGAGCTGAGGGTGGGCGAGGCTATTTTGTTCTGTGTTTGCCAAGAGGTGGCCGGTGGTGGGCGAGGGGGCTGTGGGGGCGAAGATACTGTAGCTGAATGTCGAAGGGGGAGTGAAGGAGAGTGATGGGGATTCATGAGATTGGAATTTTGCTGGAGTGCGGTCACAACATAGTTGCCATACGTACGTGACATGTTTCTATTGAAAGGCTATTATTTTGGGGTGAACAGTCAGACCCTTTATAAGATTGTATCATATGGTAGCGTTATTGTTACGTAATTAGGTTGAAAAACCATAAAATGAAAGGCAAATACGTACACACTTCTCTCGTTtagttaacatatatataaaattgcaAACACCATTAATTAACAGGAAATTAAGTCACGAATAGATGACAGACACCTTGACTCAGATTCAGTACttttattcaaacaaattacaaacacTATGGATGGAGCAAGAAAGTCATGACTAGATGACAGTAGTACTAATTGATCACTTCAAGATCCATGCAGCATTAACAACATGTGCAGGCATCATGATTTATACATAACTCACAAAGCCAAAGTACTTTAACCCTAGAGCTATAAAATATGCATGGCAATTATTCATTACTTCAATCTACTAAAACCCATATGCTGCATGCGTGCAATGATCCTCATCTCTGGTGGCACCAATTAACAAATTTTGGTGCAGAAACAACGGCGACGGAATCCTCGGCATTTGCCACCAGAGAAACCTTCGTTCTTGCACACCAGACCACAGTTGTTGTCGCGAACGCATGGTCCCTGGAACTTGTGGCTCTGTGACTCGCAAACTCTTGCCTCACTTGGCATAATCATCTCTTctgtaatgaaaaaaataataaataaaacaaaaacccaaacaGACATCATTCGTATTCAGAATAAACTTAAATGTCAACAAATCAAAATAGTGGAGATAGGAAGCTAGAAAGTCTTACGAGAATCCAAGAAAATGAGCAGTAACATGAAAAACCCAAGTGATTTCCTctccatcatcatcttcttcttctttcttcttattattaGTCTCCAACTCTTTATACCTCCTCCAAATGCTAATAATAACTCTGCCAAGTGTATACTCGCCCACATATATATTGGAGTCGAGACCGACACGTACGTACTACTCTCGTGTCATCTATGTGGGTTTAGTATTTCCCAAATACAAATGCTGATCTGTGAAAGAGTGAGCGATATCGATACACGAGCCAAAAAGCATGCTTGTAATTCGATGGCATAGTGCTGTCAAGATCGAGGACAGTGCATTTGTAA
Coding sequences:
- the LOC121252469 gene encoding defensin-like protein, which codes for MWASIHLAELLLAFGGGIKSWRLIIRRKKKKMMMERKSLGFFMLLLIFLDSQEMIMPSEARVCESQSHKFQGPCVRDNNCGLVCKNEGFSGGKCRGFRRRCFCTKIC